The Geoglobus acetivorans genome window below encodes:
- a CDS encoding 3-dehydroquinate synthase II: protein MKEVWLIDDGVSWEDVRDHVIDAIETGFTGVAVRRDFIELARKLGNIEVEEYAIETISDADDQNRIAEMLEAGRRIFIEFENWKIIPLENLIAMRRKGKIIPIVETPDEAEVVLTTLERGADGFAIRPKIRELMKEFAGIVERTEDLNLVEAEIFEIRKLGVGDRVCVDTITLMSPGEGMLVGNSAEFMFLVASESEESEYVASRPFRVNAGSVNAYIRVGARTRYLAELRAGDEVEIVRFDGKTRKSFVGRVKIEKRPMILLRARFDGVSGSVILQNAETIKLVTPEGKHVSVAELKVGDRVLAYIGEKARHFGMAVEESIIEG from the coding sequence ATGAAAGAGGTATGGTTAATCGATGATGGCGTTAGCTGGGAGGATGTAAGGGATCACGTGATAGATGCCATAGAAACAGGATTTACGGGCGTGGCTGTGAGAAGGGATTTCATTGAGCTTGCCAGAAAGCTCGGAAATATCGAGGTCGAAGAATATGCGATTGAAACGATTTCAGATGCAGATGATCAAAACCGGATTGCCGAGATGCTTGAAGCAGGTAGGAGAATCTTCATTGAATTCGAAAACTGGAAAATAATCCCCCTTGAAAACCTGATAGCCATGAGGAGGAAGGGAAAGATAATTCCAATTGTGGAGACACCTGATGAGGCTGAGGTGGTTCTCACAACTCTTGAGAGGGGTGCGGATGGTTTCGCCATAAGGCCGAAAATCAGGGAACTAATGAAGGAGTTCGCCGGAATAGTGGAAAGGACTGAAGATCTCAATCTTGTTGAGGCGGAGATTTTTGAAATAAGAAAGCTTGGAGTGGGGGACAGGGTCTGTGTGGACACCATCACACTAATGTCACCCGGAGAAGGTATGCTCGTTGGAAACTCGGCGGAGTTCATGTTTCTTGTTGCAAGTGAAAGTGAGGAAAGCGAATACGTTGCTTCCAGACCGTTTCGGGTCAACGCCGGAAGTGTGAATGCCTACATCAGGGTTGGGGCAAGGACGAGGTATCTGGCAGAGCTTAGGGCTGGGGACGAAGTCGAAATAGTGAGGTTTGATGGAAAAACGAGGAAAAGCTTTGTTGGGAGGGTCAAAATAGAGAAGAGGCCAATGATTCTTCTCAGGGCGAGATTTGACGGTGTTTCAGGCTCGGTAATCCTGCAAAACGCCGAAACGATAAAGCTGGTAACTCCTGAAGGGAAACACGTCAGTGTCGCAGAGCTGAAGGTGGGAGACAGGGTGCTTGCGTACATAGGCGAGAAGGCCAGACATTTTGGCATGGCGGTGGAGGAGAGCATAATTGAAGGGTAG
- the wtpC gene encoding tungstate ABC transporter ATP-binding protein WtpC yields the protein MLEVKNLSKSWMEFELRDICLKVERQEYFVILGPSGAGKTLLLETIAGIFVPDQGRIFLSGEDITALPPEKRGIAYIPQNYALFPHLNVHDNIAFGLKLRKTSRNEMERKISEISEVLGISHLLKRNPKTLSGGEQQRVAIARALVLRPEILLLDEPFSNLDVETRNRLIAEMKEWKRELEFTALHVTHSFEEAISLGDKIGVMVDGRLEQVGDVKEVFSRPKNERIARFLGFENIIEGHASGKALKINGTEIELPFEADGRIRVGIRPEDIIISRDAIRTSARNVLRAKVKSIEETGALVKLTLDAEDVELRAYITRSSLLEMGIKRDEEIYVSFKATAIHIF from the coding sequence ATGCTTGAAGTGAAAAACCTGAGCAAGAGCTGGATGGAATTCGAGCTCAGAGATATATGTCTGAAGGTTGAAAGGCAAGAATATTTCGTGATTCTGGGTCCGAGTGGTGCAGGGAAAACGCTGCTGCTCGAGACCATAGCCGGTATATTCGTTCCAGATCAGGGAAGAATATTTCTCAGCGGAGAGGACATAACTGCACTTCCTCCGGAGAAGAGGGGAATTGCGTACATCCCCCAGAATTACGCCCTTTTCCCTCACCTCAATGTTCATGATAACATAGCCTTCGGACTGAAGCTGAGAAAAACGTCCAGAAATGAAATGGAGCGAAAAATCTCAGAGATATCGGAAGTGCTTGGAATATCTCACCTGCTGAAGAGGAATCCAAAAACTCTGAGCGGCGGAGAACAGCAGAGAGTTGCAATAGCGAGAGCGCTTGTGTTAAGGCCAGAGATACTTTTGCTCGATGAACCATTCTCAAATCTCGACGTGGAAACAAGAAACAGGCTGATTGCGGAAATGAAGGAGTGGAAGAGGGAACTCGAATTCACGGCACTGCACGTAACCCATTCGTTCGAGGAGGCGATCAGCCTCGGAGACAAAATCGGAGTGATGGTTGATGGACGGCTCGAACAGGTAGGTGATGTCAAGGAGGTCTTTTCCAGGCCCAAGAACGAAAGGATTGCCAGATTTCTCGGTTTTGAGAACATAATCGAGGGGCATGCCTCTGGAAAGGCCCTCAAGATAAATGGCACCGAGATTGAGCTGCCATTTGAGGCAGACGGTCGCATAAGGGTTGGGATAAGGCCTGAAGACATAATCATCTCACGCGATGCGATCAGAACGTCTGCCAGAAACGTGCTGAGAGCAAAGGTGAAGAGCATCGAGGAGACCGGTGCCCTGGTTAAGCTCACACTCGATGCGGAGGATGTCGAGCTGAGAGCATACATCACCAGATCGTCACTGCTCGAAATGGGGATAAAGAGAGATGAAGAGATTTATGTCAGTTTTAAGGCAACTGCAATACACATATTCTGA
- a CDS encoding 2-amino-3,7-dideoxy-D-threo-hept-6-ulosonate synthase, with the protein MKNGRAIIIPMDHGMTKPENGLEDVDRIMAMLDGIADAFILHKGMAKNSSMVEELESALIIHLSASTYLSPDPLDKRVITSVEKAIQLGADAVSVHVNIGCERDIEQIREASLISEKCDDYGIPLLVMAYPRGVGINEFGADEIKLAVRVANEIGADIVKTNYTGDAESFKDVLKFSKAPVVIAGGSKTDETSLLKTIEEAISAGAGGVAIGRNVFQSRNPRNLVLKISEIVHGVIYERGMVNR; encoded by the coding sequence ATGAAAAACGGTAGAGCCATAATAATACCTATGGATCACGGAATGACTAAACCTGAGAACGGGCTTGAAGATGTGGATAGAATTATGGCGATGCTCGACGGCATAGCAGATGCGTTCATTCTTCACAAGGGTATGGCAAAAAACTCCAGCATGGTGGAGGAGCTTGAATCAGCCCTCATTATCCACCTCTCCGCATCCACATATCTCAGCCCCGACCCCTTAGACAAGAGGGTGATCACGAGCGTTGAAAAGGCCATACAGCTTGGGGCAGATGCGGTGAGCGTTCACGTAAACATCGGGTGTGAGAGAGATATAGAGCAGATACGGGAAGCCTCACTCATCTCCGAAAAATGCGACGATTATGGGATACCGCTGCTTGTGATGGCTTACCCGAGAGGCGTGGGGATAAACGAGTTCGGTGCTGATGAAATCAAGCTTGCTGTGAGGGTTGCAAATGAAATCGGCGCGGACATCGTTAAAACCAACTATACAGGTGATGCTGAATCCTTCAAGGATGTGCTGAAGTTTTCAAAGGCCCCCGTAGTCATTGCCGGTGGAAGCAAGACCGATGAGACCTCTCTGCTGAAGACGATTGAGGAAGCGATATCTGCAGGTGCTGGAGGGGTTGCAATAGGCAGAAATGTTTTTCAAAGCAGAAATCCAAGAAATCTTGTGCTGAAAATCTCTGAAATAGTTCATGGTGTGATATATGAAAGAGGTATGGTTAATCGATGA
- the aroD gene encoding type I 3-dehydroquinate dehydratase has protein sequence MKGRFVVTVRNFAEASQALRVADIIEFRLDLFPSYPEYDRIQTEKDNIVTIRRKEDGGQFDGEEEDRLELLRKYSKYASYVDLEHELDDEVFLKFEKNNIVESYHNFAETPDYDVLKDIVEGRRGDIIKIATMGRSKEDVIKIMKLLTEYDNVVAFLMGRKYSFTRIISLLMGSPLIYCSLYNAVAPGQYDIYTARKILKMI, from the coding sequence TTGAAGGGTAGGTTTGTTGTGACCGTCAGAAACTTTGCGGAAGCTTCGCAGGCATTGAGGGTTGCCGACATCATTGAGTTCAGACTTGATCTGTTTCCGTCCTATCCAGAGTACGATAGAATTCAGACCGAGAAGGACAACATAGTTACCATCAGAAGGAAAGAAGACGGCGGTCAGTTTGATGGTGAGGAAGAGGACAGACTCGAGCTTCTCAGAAAGTACTCTAAATACGCCAGCTACGTGGACCTTGAACACGAGCTTGATGATGAGGTTTTCCTGAAGTTCGAGAAAAACAACATTGTGGAGTCGTATCACAACTTTGCAGAGACGCCAGATTATGACGTCCTTAAGGACATAGTCGAGGGCAGGAGAGGGGACATAATCAAGATAGCGACAATGGGCAGGAGTAAGGAGGACGTGATTAAAATAATGAAACTTCTCACAGAATACGACAACGTTGTTGCGTTTCTCATGGGCAGGAAGTATTCATTCACCAGAATTATATCCCTGCTTATGGGTTCTCCGCTAATTTACTGCTCGTTATACAATGCAGTAGCTCCCGGACAGTACGACATTTATACGGCGAGAAAAATACTGAAAATGATCTGA
- a CDS encoding 4Fe-4S double cluster binding domain-containing protein gives MLNLEEIKEKLAIDVIGVADLDPLRNYPTYPENLLERFTRGMVIGVRLNDAVFDGLPESRSIYARQYQIANDRLDHAAFEISREIEKHGYKAMPIPASRIIEGLHWRSYISHKAIARAAGVGWIGKNLLLVTKEHGPRIRMASILTDMPLEAGEPVKRRCGRCRECIENCIVGALRDSEFEDYPEREEVFDVDRCAGILKEFASDRNIGAMVCGICIKVCPWGKRR, from the coding sequence ATGCTGAATCTCGAAGAGATCAAGGAGAAGCTCGCTATTGATGTTATCGGCGTTGCAGATCTCGATCCTCTCAGGAATTACCCCACCTACCCTGAAAACCTCCTTGAAAGGTTCACAAGAGGAATGGTTATAGGTGTGAGGCTGAACGATGCTGTTTTCGATGGGTTGCCTGAAAGCAGATCAATCTACGCAAGACAGTACCAGATTGCCAACGACAGGCTTGACCATGCTGCATTTGAAATCTCAAGAGAGATTGAAAAACACGGCTATAAGGCAATGCCCATTCCGGCCTCAAGGATAATAGAGGGGCTGCACTGGAGGAGCTACATATCCCACAAGGCCATAGCCAGAGCCGCAGGCGTGGGATGGATCGGGAAAAATCTACTGCTGGTTACAAAGGAGCATGGCCCGAGAATAAGAATGGCAAGCATCCTGACAGATATGCCACTTGAAGCCGGAGAACCCGTTAAGAGAAGATGCGGCAGATGCAGAGAGTGCATTGAAAACTGCATAGTCGGAGCGCTCAGAGATTCAGAGTTTGAGGACTATCCTGAAAGGGAGGAGGTCTTCGATGTTGACAGGTGTGCCGGAATACTGAAGGAGTTTGCCTCGGACAGAAACATAGGGGCAATGGTCTGCGGGATATGCATAAAGGTGTGCCCGTGGGGAAAAAGAAGGTAA
- a CDS encoding DUF2116 family Zn-ribbon domain-containing protein, with the protein MPGIIPHRHCIVCGKAIEPEDVFCGKDCQQKYEEDKKRQRNYMIFMFAMLFGILFLMMFSAR; encoded by the coding sequence ATGCCCGGTATAATACCCCACAGACACTGTATTGTTTGCGGAAAGGCCATTGAGCCAGAAGATGTCTTCTGCGGCAAAGATTGTCAGCAGAAGTACGAAGAGGATAAGAAAAGACAGAGAAACTACATGATATTCATGTTTGCCATGCTGTTTGGAATTCTGTTCCTGATGATGTTCTCCGCTCGCTGA
- the wtpA gene encoding tungstate ABC transporter substrate-binding protein WtpA, with protein MKKLAILMLFIVAAGIFAGCSASNEKQGAESTEKAILKIFHAGSLSNPLKDLGESFTEYAKAKGYNVEIQNEASGSVMAVRKVTDLGKKADIVAVADYTLIPQMLVPNYTDFYVLFAKNEIVIAYTDKSKYADEINSDNWYDILARDDVSFGFSDPNQDPCGYRSVMVTKLASLYYGKPIFETLIESNTNIYADGNHIFAPKDIQVGTDRIVVRPKESDLTGIIESGSIDYIFTYKSLAEQHGLKYVELPGKISLGDFSEEKYYKQVSITLGSTGKTIEAKPIVYGITVLKDAPNRELAIDYLKFLLGKDGKEIFKKNYQDFLNPPIAFGNVPEEIKGSVKVVSE; from the coding sequence ATGAAAAAACTGGCGATATTGATGCTCTTCATAGTGGCTGCAGGAATATTCGCAGGCTGTTCGGCATCGAATGAAAAACAGGGTGCAGAGAGTACTGAGAAAGCGATCCTCAAAATTTTCCACGCTGGTTCTCTCAGCAACCCCCTGAAGGACCTCGGTGAATCGTTCACGGAATATGCAAAAGCGAAAGGATACAACGTAGAAATCCAGAACGAAGCGAGCGGCAGTGTTATGGCTGTCAGAAAGGTGACAGACCTGGGCAAAAAAGCAGATATTGTTGCAGTAGCGGATTACACGCTGATTCCACAGATGCTTGTCCCGAATTACACGGACTTTTACGTCCTGTTTGCAAAAAATGAGATAGTTATTGCGTATACTGACAAAAGCAAGTACGCCGATGAGATAAATTCCGATAACTGGTATGACATACTGGCAAGAGATGACGTGAGCTTTGGATTCAGCGATCCAAATCAGGATCCGTGCGGATACAGATCAGTCATGGTTACAAAACTCGCAAGCCTGTATTACGGAAAGCCCATCTTCGAGACCCTCATAGAGAGCAACACCAACATCTACGCTGACGGAAACCACATATTCGCACCAAAAGACATTCAGGTCGGAACAGACAGAATAGTCGTGAGACCGAAGGAGAGCGACCTCACAGGAATCATAGAGAGCGGAAGCATAGACTACATCTTCACATACAAGAGTCTGGCAGAACAGCACGGGCTGAAGTACGTGGAACTTCCCGGAAAAATAAGCCTGGGCGATTTCAGTGAAGAAAAGTACTACAAACAGGTAAGCATAACCCTCGGCTCCACGGGCAAAACAATTGAGGCCAAACCGATCGTATATGGCATAACAGTTCTGAAAGATGCTCCGAACAGAGAACTCGCAATAGACTACCTCAAATTCCTTCTGGGCAAAGACGGAAAGGAAATATTCAAGAAGAACTATCAGGATTTTCTGAACCCACCGATTGCTTTTGGAAACGTGCCTGAGGAGATAAAAGGCTCTGTCAAAGTCGTGAGCGAATAA
- the wtpB gene encoding tungstate ABC transporter permease WtpB has product MRDYVNSFFALIGSFIVIYIALPIGTLIGKQMLNFGALLKALQDETVLEALRNSLMTSTITAVIALLLGVPLGYILARKDFRGKSIIQGVVDVPIVIPHSVVGIMLLVTFSSKILDSYLGIVMVMLFVSASFTINSARDGFRAVDEKLEHVARTLGASKLKSFFTVSLPIAMPAILSGAIMTWARAISEVGAILIVAYYPKTAQILVMEYFNNYGLKASQPVSVILIIISLGVFISLRWLIGRSNNA; this is encoded by the coding sequence ATGAGGGATTACGTAAATTCATTCTTCGCCCTCATAGGAAGCTTCATAGTAATCTACATTGCCCTACCGATCGGTACGCTCATTGGAAAACAGATGCTTAATTTCGGAGCGCTTTTAAAGGCTCTGCAGGATGAAACGGTTCTCGAAGCTCTGAGAAACTCGCTGATGACATCGACCATCACGGCAGTTATCGCACTCCTGCTGGGAGTTCCCCTCGGATACATTCTTGCCAGAAAAGATTTCAGGGGGAAAAGTATCATCCAGGGCGTTGTGGATGTTCCCATCGTCATACCCCACTCCGTCGTTGGAATCATGCTCCTCGTAACCTTTTCCAGCAAAATTCTCGACAGCTATCTCGGAATAGTGATGGTGATGCTGTTCGTCTCGGCCTCATTCACAATAAACTCTGCGAGAGATGGATTCAGGGCCGTTGACGAGAAGCTTGAACATGTGGCGAGAACGCTCGGGGCGAGCAAGCTGAAATCGTTTTTCACCGTCTCGCTCCCAATCGCCATGCCCGCAATACTGAGCGGAGCAATAATGACGTGGGCCAGAGCTATAAGTGAGGTCGGTGCGATACTGATAGTTGCATACTACCCGAAAACTGCCCAGATACTGGTCATGGAGTACTTCAACAATTACGGTCTGAAGGCCTCACAGCCGGTGTCCGTAATTCTGATCATCATCAGTCTCGGTGTCTTCATCTCTCTGAGATGGCTCATAGGGAGGTCAAACAATGCTTGA
- a CDS encoding metal-dependent hydrolase encodes MLKKTHLIASFTPVFIFTGNLEYALVASTFGVISDLDLALGMKHRTVTHSLLFAILVPLLSGIINPAYGVLALYGILSHIILDMLTKSGVELYWPLKRRVRISRFSYNSVVPNYLIILACILALYYYSAEKIGVISGLPIFKEALKFPDININLFFRP; translated from the coding sequence ATGCTCAAAAAAACACACCTGATTGCATCGTTTACACCAGTGTTCATATTCACCGGGAACTTAGAATACGCACTCGTGGCATCGACATTTGGAGTTATCAGCGATCTGGACCTGGCTCTTGGAATGAAACACAGAACAGTCACGCACTCACTACTCTTTGCAATACTGGTTCCACTGCTTTCAGGAATCATTAACCCGGCATACGGAGTTCTTGCCCTTTACGGAATCCTGAGCCACATAATTCTTGACATGCTCACAAAATCCGGAGTCGAGCTTTACTGGCCCCTTAAAAGAAGGGTCAGGATATCCAGATTTTCATACAACAGTGTCGTCCCAAATTACCTGATAATTCTCGCCTGCATACTGGCACTGTATTACTACTCGGCAGAAAAAATAGGAGTGATTTCAGGTCTTCCCATTTTCAAAGAAGCTCTCAAGTTCCCCGACATCAACATCAATCTGTTCTTCCGTCCTTAA
- the pheA gene encoding prephenate dehydratase, with the protein MRILVFGHGGMGKIFRDFFEARGYYVRSYDVDESKADVRLEETGNFDIVFLCVPMDRIEEAVRIVISVSAPKLVVDISSVKKNAIDILEKYGLRYLSIHPMFGPGSDLGLSNIIVVRKSGAPEEKIILEEFRKSGAVLTEMSVEEHDRKMAEIQGVAHFVLFLFALSLKNRFHDDFEIASPVFLVLHKLASRIINQNWEMYYLIQKNAEELRREVAENAKILDEALSDRDRFRELVYSLRKSFRNYRDSTLILESYKATVDARGIDELRGYIRALDSLILELIERRVNAGKKVAMEKIKLNEPIEISRVEDVKMREILKRTGLNPVRVSEIFEKIMELTKEEEYRVLGIGRKVAVLGPMGSFSEEAALKLTGSRLPLIYKNSVDDIFRAVESGEVECGIVPIENSTYGTVLNTLDALLKYDVQVFGEYEHDIRHNLAARRDLPLKEIKTIYSHPQAIAQCSEFINNYLPHAEIRYTRSTSEAVEMLDDSSAAIVSELAARLYRLHVIKRGIQTANNNRTRFYLIRKSGENGDGDITSLFFGVEDEPGALFRVLEVFYRHGINLRKLESRPAGTKLGDYVFFAEAERKLDDSILSELKEKTSFCRIAGIFRKIDRLEVFSERRTSSGTEFQTAWQT; encoded by the coding sequence ATGAGGATCCTTGTATTTGGCCATGGCGGGATGGGTAAGATTTTCAGAGATTTCTTTGAGGCGAGAGGATATTACGTCAGAAGCTATGATGTCGATGAATCTAAGGCTGACGTGCGTCTTGAGGAGACTGGAAATTTCGATATCGTGTTTCTATGCGTCCCCATGGACAGGATTGAAGAGGCGGTGAGGATAGTTATCAGTGTTTCCGCTCCAAAGCTTGTGGTTGATATATCGAGCGTTAAGAAAAATGCTATAGACATTCTGGAAAAATACGGGCTGAGGTATCTGAGCATCCATCCGATGTTCGGTCCTGGCAGTGATCTGGGGCTGTCGAACATAATAGTTGTGAGGAAAAGCGGAGCTCCCGAGGAAAAAATTATCCTCGAAGAATTCAGGAAGTCAGGAGCAGTGCTGACGGAAATGTCGGTTGAGGAGCATGACAGAAAGATGGCTGAAATACAGGGTGTTGCTCATTTCGTTCTGTTCCTTTTCGCCCTCTCTCTGAAGAACAGATTCCATGATGATTTTGAAATTGCCAGTCCCGTGTTTCTCGTTCTTCACAAGCTTGCAAGCAGGATCATCAATCAGAACTGGGAGATGTATTACCTCATCCAGAAAAACGCTGAAGAGCTGAGAAGAGAGGTAGCTGAGAATGCAAAAATTCTTGATGAAGCTCTCAGCGACAGGGACAGGTTCAGAGAGCTGGTTTACAGCCTGAGGAAATCGTTCAGGAACTACAGAGACTCCACACTCATTCTCGAGTCGTACAAGGCCACGGTGGATGCACGGGGAATAGATGAACTCAGGGGTTACATCAGGGCGCTGGACTCGCTCATTCTGGAGCTGATTGAGAGAAGGGTCAATGCCGGTAAAAAGGTCGCCATGGAAAAAATTAAGCTGAACGAACCGATAGAGATATCCCGCGTTGAGGACGTCAAGATGAGGGAGATTCTGAAGAGGACAGGTCTGAATCCTGTGCGGGTATCCGAGATATTCGAGAAAATCATGGAACTCACCAAGGAGGAGGAATACAGGGTTCTCGGCATCGGCAGAAAGGTTGCGGTCCTCGGGCCAATGGGCAGCTTTTCGGAGGAGGCTGCACTTAAGCTTACGGGTTCGAGGCTGCCGTTAATCTACAAGAACAGCGTGGATGATATTTTCAGGGCAGTTGAGAGCGGTGAGGTGGAATGCGGTATCGTGCCTATAGAGAATTCAACTTATGGCACTGTGCTGAACACCTTGGATGCGCTTTTGAAATACGACGTTCAGGTTTTCGGAGAGTATGAGCATGATATCAGGCACAATCTGGCTGCGAGGAGGGATCTGCCTCTCAAGGAGATAAAGACCATATACTCGCATCCCCAGGCAATAGCACAGTGTTCGGAATTCATCAACAACTATCTCCCCCATGCTGAAATCAGGTACACGAGAAGCACCAGTGAAGCTGTGGAGATGCTCGATGACAGCTCCGCAGCCATAGTTTCCGAGCTTGCAGCAAGGCTCTACAGACTGCATGTGATAAAGAGGGGCATTCAGACCGCAAATAATAACAGGACGAGGTTTTACCTGATTCGAAAATCGGGTGAAAACGGAGATGGAGACATAACAAGCCTTTTCTTTGGAGTAGAGGATGAACCCGGAGCTCTCTTCAGAGTTCTTGAGGTGTTTTACAGGCATGGCATCAATCTGAGAAAACTCGAGAGCCGGCCTGCAGGTACAAAACTCGGAGATTACGTGTTTTTCGCAGAAGCTGAAAGAAAGCTCGATGATAGCATTCTATCTGAACTGAAAGAAAAAACCTCATTTTGCAGGATTGCGGGCATCTTCAGAAAAATAGATAGGCTTGAAGTCTTCAGCGAGCGGAGAACATCATCAGGAACAGAATTCCAAACAGCATGGCAAACATGA
- the hisS gene encoding histidine--tRNA ligase has protein sequence MKIEKPRGTRDFLPQEMEKRRHIENLMRKVAESFGYREIQTPTFEHLELFTLKSGEGIVEEIYAFKDKGGRDLALRPELTAPVMRMFVNECSVMPRPLRFYYFGNCFRYERPQRGRYREFWQFGVELIGSDKPESDAEVIYLAYRILKELGVDFRLHVGHVGLLRKVLQDLDSADAAMRLIDKKDFDGLKVLLNECGKSDLFETVVRLSECGTVEEAKEVYPEFDYSHVEKVSEILTELGVEFSLDFGIARGLDYYTGIVFEVYAEGLGAQKQICGGGSYRLARLFGGEDVPSTGFAIGFDRVVEVCSAEMQKRPVAVVVSFGDFVRGQKVAELLRAAGIDAVVDVMGRNVRKQLSFANSINADYAIFAGEEFEKGIVRIKDLRTEEQIDVDVGELESFFENGKT, from the coding sequence TTCAGACTCCGACCTTTGAACATCTGGAGCTTTTCACCCTGAAGTCTGGAGAAGGTATTGTGGAGGAAATTTACGCATTCAAGGACAAGGGAGGCAGGGATCTCGCTCTGAGGCCTGAGCTTACCGCCCCGGTTATGAGAATGTTCGTTAACGAATGCTCGGTTATGCCGAGACCCCTCAGGTTTTACTATTTCGGAAACTGCTTCAGGTATGAAAGGCCACAGAGAGGAAGATACAGGGAATTCTGGCAGTTCGGAGTTGAGCTGATAGGGAGCGATAAACCTGAAAGCGATGCTGAGGTCATTTATCTGGCATACAGGATTTTAAAAGAACTTGGCGTAGATTTCAGGCTGCACGTTGGACACGTGGGGTTGCTGAGAAAGGTGCTTCAGGACCTTGACAGCGCTGACGCCGCAATGAGGCTGATCGATAAAAAGGATTTCGATGGGCTGAAGGTTTTGCTGAATGAGTGTGGGAAATCAGATCTGTTCGAAACTGTGGTTCGGCTTTCAGAATGCGGCACTGTAGAGGAGGCTAAAGAAGTCTATCCAGAATTTGACTATTCCCATGTTGAAAAAGTTTCTGAAATTCTCACAGAACTGGGAGTTGAATTCAGTCTGGATTTCGGTATAGCGAGGGGTCTGGACTACTACACGGGGATAGTCTTTGAAGTTTATGCTGAAGGTCTCGGGGCACAGAAGCAGATATGCGGTGGAGGGTCTTACAGACTCGCAAGACTTTTTGGTGGAGAGGATGTGCCTTCAACTGGGTTTGCCATAGGATTTGACAGGGTGGTAGAGGTATGCAGTGCTGAAATGCAGAAAAGGCCAGTGGCTGTGGTTGTGAGTTTCGGGGACTTCGTCAGGGGTCAGAAGGTTGCCGAGCTTTTGAGAGCTGCTGGGATTGATGCGGTTGTTGATGTCATGGGTCGAAACGTCAGAAAGCAGCTGAGCTTTGCAAATTCAATCAATGCGGATTACGCAATCTTTGCCGGAGAGGAGTTTGAAAAGGGAATTGTGAGAATCAAGGATTTAAGGACGGAAGAACAGATTGATGTTGATGTCGGGGAACTTGAGAGCTTCTTTGAAAATGGGAAGACCTGA